The Trichoderma breve strain T069 chromosome 2, whole genome shotgun sequence DNA segment CGATGCCGCCCAAGCCAGCATGATTGGCGATGTTCCGGATAGTGCCATGAGCGCCAAGTCCGACTCGACTGAAACTGACAGCCCCGAAAAGAGGAGCCATcctgatgatgaggatgacgacgccAGCCCTGGCAACGAGTCCAAGAGGCATGAAGGATCCGACAAAGTCCCCAAGAAGCCTGGCCGTAAGCCGCTCACTTCAGAGCCAACTTCGGTACGCTCCAATCTTTATCCCCCCTTTAAGTATTCTTCGAATCCTTGTCCACTAACAAAGCCCACCACAGAAGCGCAAGGCTCAGAACCGAGCTGCTCAGCGTGCCTTCagagagaggaaggagaagcaTCTCAAGGATCTTGAGACCAAGGTTGAGGAGTTGGAGAAGGCTTCGGAAGCCGCCAACCATGAGAACAGCATGCTTCGTGCTCAAGTTGAGCGTATCACTGCGGAGCTCAACCACTACAAGACGAGGATTTCTATTCCTACTCCCAAGTCATCTGTCCCGACTGCCCGTGCCCAGCCCTTTGGTAGCgcagccatcaacaacatcaatgaTGTGAGCTTTCAGTTTGAGTTCCCCAAGTTCGGAACCCTGCCTGGTCCCGCTCCTGCCAAGTCGCACCAGAAGTCCATGTCGCAACCCATCAGCCCCAGTTCCCAACAGGCCAATAGCCCTGCTGCCACCCAGAACTTGGACAAAGTTGTCTCCCAGCAGGCGGCACGAAATGCGCAGTTCAAGGAAGATCTCGCAAAGTTTAACAATGGCGTGTTCAACATGCACACCCCGTCTatgagcagcagctctgccGCTACTGGCTCTCGGGCCAGTGTCGACTCGGCCAACTACAGCTTGAACAACACCACAAGCTCCCCATCAGCATCTTCCCATTCCAATGTCGGCGCGAGCTCGTCGTGCGGCACATCCCCCGAGCCATTCACCCAATCTCCCATGGGTTTCAAGCCCGTTGATACCCTCACCACAATTGGCGAGGAGCATCCCTCCATGGCAACCACAGAAGGGCCCTTTGCTCAATTCTCAGGTCTCGAtttcagcaacaacagcttcgaTTGGATCGTCCAGCAGAACAATGGTGGCCAGTTTGACCCGCAATTGTTTGGCGATTACCGCGAGCCTCAGGAGAATGTTATGACCAACAACACATTTGACGACTTGTTTAATGACTCGCTTGAGGCCGATTTCTTCACTCCTTATAACATTGCTGCTAGCCCTAACCTGCCGAAGAAGACCAATCTCATTGATGAAATCGATGCAAAGCAAAacgcagatgaagatgtcacTACAAAGTCAAACATGAGCTGTAACCAGCTTTGGTACGTCGCCACGAGTATGAGTTTTTGTGTAGTTTATATACTAATATGTCTATCTCAGGGAAAGGCTACAAGCATGCCCCAAGGCTCAGAATGGCGAGTTTGACCTGGATGGCTTGTGCTCAGAACTTACCAAGAAGGCAAAGTGCTCCGGAAGTGGACCAGTCGTTGCGGAGCGAGATTTCGACAGCATCCTCAAGAAGTACATGGGCAAAGAGGCGGCTGATTGCTCGGCTGAAAAGCTGGGCATCTCACTTGAAAAGAGCCAGCCCGAGCCGAATCTCGTGATGCCATGATTCAACAGAATCACAGGCATTCCAGTGGCGCACAAGTGTACGTTAAAAACCGATTTTCGGGTGCAAAGAGGACACAAAGAATCCATGGATTTTACGGCGTTTTGAGCAAACAGAGGGGCATGGCCAAGGCTAGTGACCCCGGGCTTTTTCAAGCATTGGATGGACATAGGACGAAAGGACAACTCGTCATTCTTGAAGCATAATTTtggtattattatttttttgATTTTACGATTAGGGACTCTGGTTGTTGTATCTCTACTATGAATGATTACGCTCTACACTTTGCAATCAATCGatcttttttggctttttctcttcgCTCTTTCGCATGAACGAATCGATTTGGCTCTGGACTGCAGTTGAGGTTTTGAACTATTGGCggctttgtttttgctttatGGGAACATACACGAGGGCAGTTACGGAAAGGAACTGgtctttgccttgttttctttggGGGCAGATACGCTCTGATcgatcttttttttcgtatGTACATTAACCGAGAGAAAAATCACAATGGAAAGTCTAGGAATTGGAATCTACGAGTGTCCAGTCTAAGCACTTGATGGTGTAGTTATCCAATATCCTAAACAAAGAAATCGATAGCAATGATCTTGCTTGCTTGTCCATCATGTCAATTCTCTCGTCGGGTAATTTTTCTGCCCACCTTCGTCATTTGGATGAACCCCAAATCCTTTTTGGCCGCTAGTATCGGAATAACCCGCACTTGGCGTCGAGTCATTACATATCACAAAACGTTGTGTGTGAGTGAGCGTAGTGTCATGCTTGGATAATCAGGAACAAATTAAACAAATCCGGAAGCGCGGCAAAAGGGGTGCGGGCGTGGGACGAAATAATCAGAAAATAAGGACATGACCTTTTTTAGTCTCTAGTTTTAAGGTTGCACTcccttcttttgtttttcgttTTGCCCCTCTTTCTGGAATTTGCCTGAATTGTCTGATGTGATGTCGTCAGTCAGTGGTGTTGTTGAGTCAGGGGGGGGTATCATGAGACTACCGTACCTAATGCCACGTCTTGATTGGTTGGAATGAACTTACTTAACAAGATACACATCTCTTCTAAGCATTCGAAAGCGAAATGCtcattgtttttttttcgtatGTCCAATATACTGGATATTGTTTACGTCAGGAATACTCGTgcaagcggaggacagaacAACCGAGACTGGGAAGATTTCGAGCACCCACGAGTTGAACCATACGCCTACAAAAGGAGTAggtagctgctatatctacatttccttactatatctatatttctctagtaactactactatatctacattttCCTAGTAACTGCTACATATTTGTGTAATAAAGttcgggtgctggctgaatagGCGTCCTACGAGTTGGTTAGGTGATCATATTGCTGAATGTATGTAcgtattcattttgcggtaTTGCTTTTACTGACCTTTTCTTGTCGTTCTACTATTAAACAATTGGACAGCATATACGAAGAAATATATTCTTCGCTAGGAGGTTCGCATGTCTCGCAGAAATCTGGAAACGATTAACACATATCACGCCACAAATCTCAGTGATGTGTCTTCATCCAAGTGTCGAGAGAGTCCGAAGGAGCTAGAATCGAAAACGCAAGAGGATATGCAAATAACATCACATTGCTCTCCCGAAATCTCGTAATACTATGCATTGGCATTGTCTTTTGCCAATGCAAATATCAGAGCGTgtggagctggagctggaaaccgactttctgcttctgcttaGCTTTCGCTGTTGACCTCTTAGAGTAATTGGAGATTTACCGATCCAAGTTCGTATCATGAATCGTGATTTCGTCTGTTGATCCTGACGGGAATCATCTATTGATCCGCATTTGGAATATCGAGATTCGGTGGAGGATGGTGAGAATAAGAGTGTGAAAGCCCACCACGAAAGAATAATGCAAGCACCCTTCGTTAACATAAATGTGTAAAGAAAATCGTTTCATTCCTAAGCATGATAAAGGGGAGGACGCTCTTTATGCTCATTTGACTATATATTTGGTATTTGGTATGTATGCATCATAATTATGGCCAGCTACATGAAaaatctcttcctccatctGTCTATAACATTAGGCCGAGTTCCAAACGACATCATGGTGTACTTTGAGTGAAAGTATGATACTACGAGGGGATTGATGCAGATATCCATATTCCCGCTAAAAACCGCCCGCTGTTTCTGCCCGTGTTCCACGTCTAAAAATGTACCAACGCCAAAACCAGTAGAGCGAAATAATAAAAACGAGTTAGAGCAATTGGTGAAAAAGACATTGCTCTCTatccaagaaaagaaattcgaagatgaaagaaagcGTTAGGACATGCATATGTGAATCCCTTCCGGTAGGGAGGTATATCGTACAATGAGATGGGTATCGACGATCGAAAAGGCGCTCTAGCCGTCAGATATGGAACAGGAGAGGTGCTCTAAATGTCTGCCTCTGAGATGTTTCATATGGTGGACGAAAATCGgccaagaaataaaaaaaggcATCGTGTTCGTGTTCGTCCGCCTGCCTGACATGGCGACTAGACAAGCAATGCTGAGGTAGATTCCGTCCCAGGAGGTGCCGAGGCCAGCGCTTCAAGCGGGCCGTATGAATTTCAGAATGTCAATCTTCCGTTAACTCCGCGTGAACCCATTAGCCCGTATTCGCGTACTCATTCTCCTCGTGGGTATCGCATCCAGCTCGCTATCCttggagggaaaaaagacgtTGTGTCGTCGCAAATCCATCACAGTCTTGGTCTTTGGCTCTTCAGCTAATGACCACTCTGGCTCCCTCCTTGCCCAACACGCCACGCTCTTTGGGCTTGGGGCTGTTATTTCTCCCCTTCTTATTCCTCAAGAATCCAAACATGCCGCCTGATCCTTCGTTCTTGGCCTCTGCCGCGGTAGCAGCATCCTTGGGAAGCGTTGCATCTTGACGGGCAAGATCCGACCAGCTGCCTCCACCATCTAGTGTCACCTGCACTCCACCTGTCGGACTGGTAACTCGTTTGCTCATGGGCGGCGGTCGAGGGGCGTATTGGGGCTGTCCGGGGTAGGCAGCCTGTTGACCCTGAGGAGGCATCTGACCATCGGGCCTGACGGTGGGTTCCACAGGGGGAGCTGGATAGGTCTCTGGCGGCGGCTCGTTCATCTGCGTAGCTTCGTCTGTCGTAAGGGCCTGGGCGGCAATTGCAGCTGGATCGACGTCTTCGCCATGAATGGCCGTGAGCCTGTAGAAAGTCAGTCTTCCGTTGTGCGTTTTGGATGAAAGGAGAGCATCTCTCGACTTACTTCTGGTAGGCCGCAATGTTATAGTCAAACGGACGGAAATCCGTTTCAATCATTCTGTACAGCTCATCTTCACGAATCTCCTGATCGGTGGCATCCTCCTTTAGCCTCTCCCTAGGCTTCTGTCGTCTTGCGCGAGCTTCAAGAGGGGCCTCTTCGAGTAGCAGCTCCTCCAAGTCGTAAGTTGCGTCAAAGTTGGTCTTGTCCGACGAGGGAACGAAAATAGGCTCGATGCGTTTCTGCTCAAGCAGATCGAAATTGATGGTTTTGAAGAAATCGTTGTAGATGAAGCTCTCCCACGTTGAGCCGAGTCGATTGTTGGGGTTCGGCTCGAGGGCGGCGCGGATGGCGTACAGACATGTCAACGAGACGGGGGGCTGCGTGACAGGATACTTTGGCTGAGAAAACTGAACCTGTTGGCTGAGCGAGTTTTCACTATTGCCCTCAAATGGTCGCTGGGTTTGGTTAGCTACAAAGGTTCTCGAAATCGCAGTCGGGAGAGTTGCATCGCGGGAGCGGGAGCTGCGAAAGCATAAAAACCAAAAAACATACCTTGTTATAGATGCACTCGTAAAACAAGACACCTAGTGACCACCAATCCGCACGAATGTCGTATCCCTTGCCTGAATAAACTTCCGGGGCAAGGTAAGCCAAGGTTCCGGATTTGCTAGTCATGATGCGCCCCGGAACGATGTCAGAAGCCACGTTCTACGCAAGGAGGCCAGTCAGCTTATCAGCCCGCGCAATCTCACAATTTGGATAGAACCTACAAAATCGGTCAAATGGACATGTCCCTCGGCGTCGAGGAGAACGTTGTCGGGCTTGACATCTCTGTGAATGATGTTCTGGCTGTGGACGTAGCGGAGGGCGCAACCCAATTCAGCTATCCAGAAACGGACGGCTTCTTCGGTAAAGGTCTTTCTGGAGATGTGGAATCGCAGATCGCCACCGCTCATGAGATCGACAACGAGATACCTGATAGATGTCGTTAGCATGGTGTCCAAGGTTAGGGGTCGTCTGACGTGGGCTGGAGGGGGCTCACATGTATTCGATATCCTGAAAGCTGTATCGCAAGTTACAGATGAAAGGATGGTTGACGTGTTCCAGCATTCGCCGCTCACGGATGATGTTTCGGACGCTTTCCGACTTGACAACTGTTGTGATGTTAGTCGTGCTGTTTCTGCTATGCCGGTGCAGCTGCACACCAAGCTTGGGTGTGCAGCGAGCATCATGAATCCTCGTTTGACGGACCTTCATCTTTGCGGATGTATTTCAGCGCAAACGCCAAGTTTGTGTCTTTGCGCTCGACGATGCGGACCTTGCCAAAGGCGCCTCGGCCGACGACTCGTAGCAAGCGGAAGTGGTTGAGGTTGGCTGTGATGTTTCGGTCAGGTCAGCTTAGATATGACAAGAATGCAGCCCTCGTCGCTGCACCACGCGCCAGACACGTGGGAggggggaagaaggagggagGGATGCTGGAGGCAATGATTCGCTCGGGGGTTTTGCACGTACTTTCGCCAGTCAGGTCGACGGGCTTTCCCTGACCGTTGCCCATGATGAAGGCCTGGGGGAGGATTGGAGGGACAAAGTTGCAGCTGGATCGTTCAACGACGGCAAAGGCTCATGCTGTGGGAAATGGCAGTTTGTCTGCTCGGGTCGCTGTTCTTTTCTGCGGTGGCCGAGGAATCGGCAGGCCGGTGGGGGGGAATTTAGGAGTAAGAGGTATGGAGGTCGAGTCTGGTCGCAAATGGGCGGGCTAGCAGATGTGGATAGGCGGCGAATTGACCGAATTCTGATGGCGAGCTCGACCGTTGGAGTTCTGGGGCCCAATGCTGGCTCGTATCTGAGTTGGGGTATTACGGAGCGTCGTCCCGCTGTTTGCAACCGTACTGGAGGTCGATGAAGCCGGCGACGATTGCTTGCTCTCGTCAGGACAGGTATGGATGAAAAAAGGACCGTCGCGGGTTGGGAATAAGACGAGACGAAAGAGGATGAAAGCGTGGAGGATGCgtaagaggaagaaaaggcctGGTCGAGGAGAAGAGCGAAGCTTGCAAGGATAGGTGGTAGAGGGCGATGATCAATGCTCGCCCCAGACTAGCCAGTGCACTGAAAAAGATGCGGGAGATTTGATGGAACGGGGGGGAGGTTAGCGGGCGAGGGCGCCCTGTATTAGTGGAGATGTGCGCCGGTAGAGGAGCGACTGAGCGCGGCCGTGGCGGCAATGCAGTGGGCAGCTTCAGCGCCTTTTAGTGCCTGTGCCAGCTAGAGACCTGCAGTGGTGCGGTGCAGGGACCCGTTCCCAAGAGTGGGCGCGAATTCAATGCCTCCGGTGTGCTTGTGTGAGTCCGGCACATGAAGTTACAGGGCCTGGTTTCAGGGAAACACAGCAGGAGAAGATTCCATGTTAGTCGTGACGGACGCGGGCTTGGTTTGGTGCTGGCTGAGATTTGTGTGTTGTATTGCAGATTGATGCATCGTGGGAGTGAGACAGACTCCGGATGCGTTGATCTAGTGTACAGTACTGGACCTCAcaatggatggatgacaaTAAAGCGGTGGGTACGGGGTATGTACTGCCTAGGACTGCTAATACTCGCAATACACACAGCtgagagaagcagaggacTCGAGTCAATAAACTGGAGCCATTGCTTTGATACCAACCTGCAAAAGGCATGGGCTCCGGGATGACGCAAagacgagctggagagagagagatagtGCTCCGTACGAGTATCCAAGTGATAGCAATCCATCGATAGCATAGTGAAGAGGACAATGTCCAAAATCCTAGCCAAAAAGGACCAAAAatgacagacagacagacatggCGTGCATGGCAAGTCGACGGCACTTGCACTGTCGAACCCTGCCAGTGGATGGATGGTGCAGATATGGAGTCGTACGGAGTCGTCAAG contains these protein-coding regions:
- a CDS encoding transcription factor PAP1 domain-containing protein, with amino-acid sequence MATTGSGSGSSLPPNFFLTPQQQNLLFTALNANKQQQANAKTGLSLSPTSFKTNPLQSLDGAAFQESPFLDNYDYDFGDSSFDFSFANDAAQASMIGDVPDSAMSAKSDSTETDSPEKRSHPDDEDDDASPGNESKRHEGSDKVPKKPGRKPLTSEPTSKRKAQNRAAQRAFRERKEKHLKDLETKVEELEKASEAANHENSMLRAQVERITAELNHYKTRISIPTPKSSVPTARAQPFGSAAINNINDVSFQFEFPKFGTLPGPAPAKSHQKSMSQPISPSSQQANSPAATQNLDKVVSQQAARNAQFKEDLAKFNNGVFNMHTPSMSSSSAATGSRASVDSANYSLNNTTSSPSASSHSNVGASSSCGTSPEPFTQSPMGFKPVDTLTTIGLDFSNNSFDWIVQQNNGGQFDPQLFGDYREPQENVMTNNTFDDLFNDSLEADFFTPYNIAASPNLPKKTNLIDEIDAKQNADEDVTTKSNMSCNQLWERLQACPKAQNGEFDLDGLCSELTKKAKCSGSGPVVAERDFDSILKKYMGKEAADCSAEKLGISLEKSQPEPNLVMP
- a CDS encoding protein kinase domain-containing protein; the protein is MGNGQGKPVDLTGETNLNHFRLLRVVGRGAFGKVRIVERKDTNLAFALKYIRKDEVVKSESVRNIIRERRMLEHVNHPFICNLRYSFQDIEYMYLVVDLMSGGDLRFHISRKTFTEEANIIHRDVKPDNVLLDAEGHVHLTDFNVASDIVPGRIMTSKSGTLAYLAPEVYSGKGYDIRADWWSLGVLFYECIYNKRPFEGNSENSLSQQVQFSQPKYPVTQPPVSLTCLYAIRAALEPNPNNRLGSTWESFIYNDFFKTINFDLLEQKRIEPIFVPSSDKTNFDATYDLEELLLEEAPLEARARRQKPRERLKEDATDQEIREDELYRMIETDFRPFDYNIAAYQKLTAIHGEDVDPAAIAAQALTTDEATQMNEPPPETYPAPPVEPTVRPDGQMPPQGQQAAYPGQPQYAPRPPPMSKRVTSPTGGVQVTLDGGGSWSDLARQDATLPKDAATAAEAKNEGSGGMFGFLRNKKGRNNSPKPKERGVLGKEGARVVIS